In a genomic window of Scyliorhinus torazame isolate Kashiwa2021f chromosome 5, sScyTor2.1, whole genome shotgun sequence:
- the LOC140420830 gene encoding uncharacterized protein: MEEKSTVHSGEKLFTCPVCEQGFCQSSGLSKHKCSHIGEKLWNCGASKKEFNYQSRLETHQLSHNGQRPFICSQCGKGFIHSSHLLTHHRVHTNERPFKCPDCGKFFKSSRELMSHQRIHTDERPFRCSHCRTGFRRSSQLTRHQRIHTGERPFTCSECGKGFTQSTHLLRHQRVHSDEKPFSCSHCGTGFKTLSDLTLHQRVHTGERPFTCSECGKGFTQSSTLLRHQRAHTVERPFKCPDCGKCFKSSWELTSHQRVHTDERPFRCSHCGTGFKQSFNLIVHERSHTGERPFTCSDCGKGFTQSAHLLRHQRVHTGERPFHCPDCGKYFKSSGELMSHQRVHTELKLFRCSHCGTEFRQSSNLTVHERTHTGERPFTCSECGKGFITSSHLLRHQSVHK; this comes from the coding sequence atggaagaaaaaagcaccgttcacagtggggagaaactgttcacGTGTCCTGTGTGTGAACAAGGCTTCTGTCAATCATCAGGCCTGTCAAAACACAAATGCAGTCACATTGGGGAGAAGCTGTGGAACTGTGGGGCCAGTAAGAAGGAATTTAATTACCAAAGTAGGCTGGAAACGCATCAACTCAGTCACAATGGACAAAGGCCAttcatctgttctcagtgtgggaagggattcattcattcatctcacctgctgacacaccaccgagttcacaccaacgagagaccttttaaatgtccagactgtggaaaGTTCTTTAAAAGTTCCAGAGAGCTCATGtcccatcaacgtattcacactgacgagagaccgttcaggtgctctcactgcaggACTGGATTCAGGCGATCATCTCAACTGAcccgacaccagcgaattcacactggggagagacctttcacctgctccgagtgtgggaaaggattcactcaatcaactcacttgctgagacaccagcgcgttcacagtGATGAaaaaccattcagctgctctcactgtgggactggattCAAGACATTATCTGACCTCActctacaccagcgagttcacactggggagaggccattcacgtgctccgagtgtgggaagggatttactcagtcatccaccctgttgagacaccagcgagcacacactgtggagagaccttttaaatgtccagactgcgggaagtgctttaaaagttcctggGAGCTGacgtcccatcaacgtgttcacactgacgagagaccgttcaggtgctctcactgtgggactggtttCAAGCAATCATTTAATCTCATTGTGCAcgagcgcagtcacactggggagagaccattcacctgctcagactgtgggaaaggattcactcagtcagcccaCCTCCTGAGACATCAGCGTGTACACACTGGTGAGAGACCATTTCActgcccagactgtgggaagtattttaaaagttctggggaactgatgtcccatcaacgtgttcacactgaactGAAActgtttaggtgctctcactgtgggactgagttcagacaATCTTCCAATCTCACTGTGCAtgagcgaactcacactggggagaggccgttcacctgctcagagtgtgggaagggattcattacctcatcccacctgctgagacatcaaAGTGTTCACAAGTAA